The genomic segment TGAACGTCCAATTTTTTCCACCGCCGGCGTCGGTTACAGAACCAGTGGCCTCAATTGACCCCCTAGCGATAGGGCTAGTGATGTAGCGAACAAAGGAATCACGCAGACTCCAGTTGAAGCTGCCGCTGGTGGCGGAGAGCACCTGATTTTCGGCGACACAGTTCTTTTCCTGGACCACCTCGGCGAAGGCGGTTGCAGGGGTCATAGAGATGGCAAGTGACGCAGAGACTGCACCGGCAAGTGCCATGCGGCGTACTCGGGCGCGGGACGAGCGGTTCGGAGACATAGGGTACGGATACCTTTCGGTGTGTAGTCGGTATTACTGCGAGTTGGGATTGTAAAGAGCTGTGGCGAAGGCAAGAATCATCTCGCCAGTTTGCGGTCCAAAGCTCAACGCTTGGCTGTCCGCGATGGTGATAAAATGCTGGTTCTTCGCGGCCTCTGTCTCGGCCACGCCAGGGCGGGCGAGCATGCCATCAACACCACCGGTGGACTCAAGACCCTTGGACATCATCACGATCACATCGGGGTTGAGCTTGGCGAAGGCTTCGGCGTTGGCGGGGACCATGTCAGAGACATTGGCTTCCTTGGCCGCATCAACGGCCCCGACTGACTCGAAGAGTTCTGCGGTGCCACTATCTGGACCGAGGATGAAGAACACCCCGGACGAGCCACGCACATACACGAAAGCAGCACGCGGGGCGTGTTCGGGAGCGATCTCGCTGACAGCCTCGATCGCTTCATCGCGTTCCTTCTCGGCGCGTTCTGCCAGCTGTTCGCCCTCCCCATCGAGGCCGACGATGCCGGCAATAGTGCGGATGTCGTCGCCAATCGACGCCATCGTGCGGCTGGGGTTGATCACCACCGTGGTTACTCCAGCGTCGCGGAGCTGGTCGATAGCTTCATCTGGGCCGATGGAGTGATCCACAATGATGAGACTCGGGTCAAGGGCCAGCACCGCTTCCACATTGATGTTGTGGCCACCTTGAGTCACTACCGGCAGGTCTTCCAAGCTGGGCTCTTCGGAGCTGACTGTGCGGCCCACGATATTGGCCCGCAAACCCAAGCCAGCGATCGTGCGGGAGGTGGTGCCGTAGAGGTCAAGAGGAAGAATACGAGAGACGTCGGTGACGGTGACGTCATAGCCATCGGAATCGCTCAGCTCCACGGGAAGTTCAGGAGTTACCTCCTCGGCGATGGGGGTGACATCCCCTACCAGTTGGGTCTGGACAACTCCATTTTCTCCGGTCTCGGCTGAGCTATTTTTGAGGTTGTGCAGTGCCTGCTCAAAGCTGGTTTGTTGGGCATTGGCGGTGTTAGAATTCTCGCCCGAGGTGGACACGTTTAAGCCACATCCGGCGAGCAGAACAGAGCCGATGAGGCCGAGTGCTGCGAGGCGGATTTTCACTTAGGCTCCCTTCTTCTGTCGCACAGTGAGATAGCTGGTTCCGGCAGCGGCGAGGACAAACACAAGACCGCCGGCAACAAGCTGCCACGGGCTCATTCCTTCACTGACGGATGCCAGAGCAGTTCCTTTCTTCTTTTTGTTCTTAAAGTCCACGTCCTTGCCTTCTTCGAACATGGATTCCTCATCGCCTTCGGCAATGTCCTCTTCATCGATCACGCCATCGCCGTTAAGATCCACGGCACCAACGCCGTCTCCACTGGCGAGGGCGTCAGCGCCGCCAATGGAGGCCATCCCGCCGGTGCCTCCGGCGGAGCTGGACGTGGATGCAGAACCGTCCGAGCAGGCGGAGCTGCCGCTGAGTGTGGCTCGGAAGTTCACCGGATCCATCGCAGTGCCTGGGGGATAGAACTCGGCGAAGGCACGGGAGCCAGCCTGGGTGAGGATGACGTTGGCGGAGCCCGAGACCTGTGAATCATTGGCGTTGAGGCTGCTTACCTGCAGGGTTCCGATTGCTACCTCGCCGAAATCGGATCGTTTACCGGAGGTGTCCGAGGAGCTGACATTGGCCACCAACTGTCCGGAATTACCCTTGATCACCACGCGGGGGTTGCGGATTTTCATATCTAGCTTCCCCTTGTGGCCATTGAAAGCCACCGTGCCGGAGGTTGCGATCGTGCCTGCTTTCGCGCTGGGATCGAAGCTGCCCGAGCTGCCGGAGAAGACAAAGGTGCCGCCATTATCGCTGGCGCCGCTCGTGCGCCAGCCGCCTTTAGCGATGGAGCCTCGAATGTAGCTGCGGAAGGATTGCTTCACGCCCCAGGCCACTTGGCTGGAGGAGACCGCATTGCAGGTGCGGGCAGTGCTTGCTTGTGTAGCCGGAAGCGCTGCGGCGGTGGTGCCTCGCGGATTGCCGGAGGCGCCGGGAGCGTTCGGGGGAACGATCCCGCCATCCGGATCGGTGTTGCCAGGGGTATCTGCACCCCACGGAACCTCACCGAAAGGATCGCCGCTCGGCGGAGTTGGGTTGTCGCCACCAGGCTGCGGCTTCTCAACGCCGCCGCCATTTCCGCCGCCGGGATTCGGCCGGGGGCCAGGGCGAGAGGAGTCGCCACCAGAATTCGGTGGGGTGGGCTTGGGGGCGCTACCGCAGGCCTCCTTCACCTTGATGGTGAGGGTGACGGGATCCAGGGAATCACCGGCGGGGTAGAAATTGGCCAAGGCATCAGAGCCTCGCTGGGTGATGCGTGCTGTGGCCACATGGCTACCAGAGCTCGTAGGGCTGGACCGAAACTCGAGGTCAGCGAAATGCACCTCGCCGTCGAGGCCTTTGACCGGATTGCCCTCGGTGTCTTGGGTGTACATGGAGGCGAAAAGCTTGCCGGTGCGCGCAGAGGTCATCTCTACCGCGGGGTCTTCAAAGATGGTTTTTAGAAGTCCATCGTGGCCGTTGAATTGCACGGATCCTTTACTACGGATCAGGCCACGCACCTTATCGGTGGTCACGAACCCCTTGTCGATAGGAAAGACGAAGCTGCCGTTTGTCTCCTTCGCCGGGGCGCTCACCTTCCAATTGCCCTTGGCGATGGGGCCGGTGATGTACTTTCGGAAGGATTCCCGCACACCCCACGAGAGCTCGCCGGAGACATTCACCCCTTCAGACGCGGAGCAGCGTCGTGGGGAAGAAGGAGTAGGGGAGCTAGTGGTTGATGGGGTGCTGGTCTCCCTGGGCGGGTGTGCTTCCGAGGTGCTGGGGCGCGGTGAACGCCCAGATGAACCCCAGAGATCCGACGAGGATGAGCCGTGAGAACGAGTGGGGGTTGTGCTCGGCTGCTCATTGTCTGCAGCCTCGGTGGTTTCTATGTTTTCGCTGGTTTCGGCGACGTCTGTGGTGTCGTCATCGGCCGATGCCGTAGGCGCTAGTGGCATGACACAAGCGGCGGTTAAGGCTGCCGCCGCTAGCCCCGCTGCGAGCCGACGCTGGGTGCGCTGCCGACGAACGCGGGGCAGAAGTGAGATGGACATACTCACCCCTCCTTTACATGTTTGCGCAAAGGTTAATCTAAGAGCGGTCAAAAGTATAGGGTAGGCTAACTAGGTATGGACTACGATCGGGATTATTTTTCCACAGGAAAAGGCGACCTAGCTGTGTTCTTAGATGGGCGTAAATATTATGCTGTTACCCCCATAGAGAGGGGGGTGCTCGCGTTCGTCGTGGCGGCAGTTTGTGTTTCCATTGTGATGGGAAATGTCTACCTTTTAATTGGTTTTTCCACCGCGCTTGTGGGCACTGTGGTGGCCGTCTTCTTCCATCCCTTACGTCGTAGGCTGCGAGCGATGAACACTGCAGAAGTTTCGGCTCAAAGCGCTGTTAAAGCCGCTTCTGTGGCTGTGGGAATGTGGGTTCTAGTATTTATTCTCATCATTATCTTTTCCGCCTGGAACCCGCCGGTGGAGTGGATGGCAATGGTGGGTTATATAGTCACCGGTTTATGTTCGATTGCTGCAACGCAGCTTGCATTAAGCAATGTCTAAAAATATATAAACATCTATATCTGCCCCCGCCTATGTCGATATGATCAGGATGTATAGACGGATATCGTCCCCCCATTTTCGACGGTGTTCCGGATGTAGTTTGCTCAATAAAGACAAGGGCAGCCTAAGCGTGGGCTGTCGGAAACTATTGAGTGAGGTCACCGTGACAGCATCTAGCCGCATCCACCCTAAGGCGATTCTCGCCCGCACGATTGTGGCGTGTATGGCCGTCACCACTGTCTCCACGGTCGGGGTCATTCACCCTGGCGGATATGCCATGGCGCAGCACGGCGATGGCGGCGAGGTGGCGTCGACAAGCAATGTTGAGGCTGTGCAGTCCATGGAGTGGGCGTTGCGCGAGAGCTTTATCAACTATGTCGGCGGGGCGACTAGTGTCAGCGGCGGAGCGAGTAAAAATGCGGGAGACGATGATCTCGTCGAGCGTGGCTACCGCTTTGCGCTGAAAAACGTCAGCTTCGATGAGGGGAGCACTCAAACCCGCGCTGAGTTCAGCGGCACCGTGCATTTTTTGCAGTACTGCGGCGGGCAAGCCCCAGCGCGCGGCAACTGCGATCTTGACCTCGAGTTCAGCGATCCCACGGTTGTGGTGGGCGAGGATTCTTATCTTGAGGTGGATGTGTACGCCAAGCAGTACCCCAGCGGTGATGTGTTTGAGAAGAAGCGGGCGCGCATAGCCACGATTAACCCCTCCTCAGCCAGGTTCTCCCAGGATGGGAAGGTGGCGCGCTGGAATAATCTAGTGCCCACGCTCACCGTTGATGGGGTGCGGGCCTTTTCCAACTTCTATAACCTCGGCAGTCCGCTGGCGCCGGTCTCATTTTCCTATGTGGGTGCCGGTGGGATGCCAGCCGCGGCCGAGGGCGGGCGCAAGCTGGTGGGCGGGGTACGCACGGATCTCAAGGCGGGGGCATCGCGCGCTGTGTCTGTGGGGGACTATCTCGTGGTGGCCACAACGAATGCACTCAGTGTGGTCGATGCCCGTACGATGCAGCAGATCCACCACCTGCCGATTGTCTCTGATGGCAGTGTGTGGGTGATCTCGCCAGAACCTAACGTCCTTTTCTTCCTCGATGATGGGGTGGTCAAGCAGGCAACTGTGGGCCCGCGCGGGCTCGAGAACATCACTGAGGTGATCGCCAAGGACGAGGCCGGCCCGATCGCTGGGATAGCCAGCGCCCGCACCACCGAGGGCTGGGTGCTCTACGCCGTGCGCAACCTTGGCGCGGGCAACGCATCGCTGCTGAGCGTAACCAGCGATGGCAGCCGCAGCGAGCGGCCCATCCGCAATGTTCGCTCCACCATCGACGGGTTGGATTCCGCCTCTGATCTGGCGCTCAGCTCCATCTACGGCGAGAATTACTGGTTCTCTCCGATGCGTGATATGGCAGTGCTTGCCGACGGTTCCCTGCTGTTTTTCCCTGCAACCGGGGTGGATCGGGAAGATGGCACATGGCGGGTACCGCCGCTGCGCATCGATCCTCTCGCCGAAGAGCTCGAAACCACCGTGATACCTGGTGGCGAGGCTGTGGCCAGCACGATCCGCCCCTCCGGCATGGTGGTCGCTGGTGACACGGTGGCTTTCTACAACAGCCGCTACACCAAGGGCTCCCGCGTGCAGTTTTTCACCTACGACAACGGCGCGCTCACTGCGCTGAGCGATGCCGCCCAGATCGATGGCATCTACAGTATCTCGGGAATTGTGCCCCTCGATGATGGAACGGCAGTGGTGACAGCCGAGGGCGATGGATCTCTCAACGTGGTGGATATGGAAACGTTGCAGGTCAACGATAAACAGACCATCCCGAATACCAAGGGAACCAGCGGCACCACGCGGGTGCTCGTAGTGCGCAGCCGCGAAGACATCATCACCGGCGGGTTAGTGACCGACACCACTACCTACGAGGACTACCTCGAGGTGAATCGTTTCGCCACCAGCGAGGCGTTAGCTGTTGATAGCGAAGCCGAGGACAAAGAGCTTCTCGACGATGCCGCGGAAGACTCCGAAGATGACGGCAACTCGGGCGGTGAAAGCAGCGACAGCAGTGAAAGCACTGCGAGCCCGGAGAGTAGCGAAAGTAGCGAGCCCTCTGAGACTTCTGAGCCTTCCGAGCCTTCCGAGCCCGAGG from the Corynebacterium ciconiae DSM 44920 genome contains:
- a CDS encoding heme/hemin ABC transporter substrate-binding protein; the encoded protein is MKIRLAALGLIGSVLLAGCGLNVSTSGENSNTANAQQTSFEQALHNLKNSSAETGENGVVQTQLVGDVTPIAEEVTPELPVELSDSDGYDVTVTDVSRILPLDLYGTTSRTIAGLGLRANIVGRTVSSEEPSLEDLPVVTQGGHNINVEAVLALDPSLIIVDHSIGPDEAIDQLRDAGVTTVVINPSRTMASIGDDIRTIAGIVGLDGEGEQLAERAEKERDEAIEAVSEIAPEHAPRAAFVYVRGSSGVFFILGPDSGTAELFESVGAVDAAKEANVSDMVPANAEAFAKLNPDVIVMMSKGLESTGGVDGMLARPGVAETEAAKNQHFITIADSQALSFGPQTGEMILAFATALYNPNSQ
- a CDS encoding HtaA domain-containing protein, giving the protein MSISLLPRVRRQRTQRRLAAGLAAAALTAACVMPLAPTASADDDTTDVAETSENIETTEAADNEQPSTTPTRSHGSSSSDLWGSSGRSPRPSTSEAHPPRETSTPSTTSSPTPSSPRRCSASEGVNVSGELSWGVRESFRKYITGPIAKGNWKVSAPAKETNGSFVFPIDKGFVTTDKVRGLIRSKGSVQFNGHDGLLKTIFEDPAVEMTSARTGKLFASMYTQDTEGNPVKGLDGEVHFADLEFRSSPTSSGSHVATARITQRGSDALANFYPAGDSLDPVTLTIKVKEACGSAPKPTPPNSGGDSSRPGPRPNPGGGNGGGVEKPQPGGDNPTPPSGDPFGEVPWGADTPGNTDPDGGIVPPNAPGASGNPRGTTAAALPATQASTARTCNAVSSSQVAWGVKQSFRSYIRGSIAKGGWRTSGASDNGGTFVFSGSSGSFDPSAKAGTIATSGTVAFNGHKGKLDMKIRNPRVVIKGNSGQLVANVSSSDTSGKRSDFGEVAIGTLQVSSLNANDSQVSGSANVILTQAGSRAFAEFYPPGTAMDPVNFRATLSGSSACSDGSASTSSSAGGTGGMASIGGADALASGDGVGAVDLNGDGVIDEEDIAEGDEESMFEEGKDVDFKNKKKKGTALASVSEGMSPWQLVAGGLVFVLAAAGTSYLTVRQKKGA
- a CDS encoding HtaA domain-containing protein, which codes for MTASSRIHPKAILARTIVACMAVTTVSTVGVIHPGGYAMAQHGDGGEVASTSNVEAVQSMEWALRESFINYVGGATSVSGGASKNAGDDDLVERGYRFALKNVSFDEGSTQTRAEFSGTVHFLQYCGGQAPARGNCDLDLEFSDPTVVVGEDSYLEVDVYAKQYPSGDVFEKKRARIATINPSSARFSQDGKVARWNNLVPTLTVDGVRAFSNFYNLGSPLAPVSFSYVGAGGMPAAAEGGRKLVGGVRTDLKAGASRAVSVGDYLVVATTNALSVVDARTMQQIHHLPIVSDGSVWVISPEPNVLFFLDDGVVKQATVGPRGLENITEVIAKDEAGPIAGIASARTTEGWVLYAVRNLGAGNASLLSVTSDGSRSERPIRNVRSTIDGLDSASDLALSSIYGENYWFSPMRDMAVLADGSLLFFPATGVDREDGTWRVPPLRIDPLAEELETTVIPGGEAVASTIRPSGMVVAGDTVAFYNSRYTKGSRVQFFTYDNGALTALSDAAQIDGIYSISGIVPLDDGTAVVTAEGDGSLNVVDMETLQVNDKQTIPNTKGTSGTTRVLVVRSREDIITGGLVTDTTTYEDYLEVNRFATSEALAVDSEAEDKELLDDAAEDSEDDGNSGGESSDSSESTASPESSESSEPSETSEPSEPSEPEESSYSPESSEPTSTEPTATEPAQPAEPTATESAGTEPTEDAGGEDSAEPSASPDEAAENTETSVTSTPSSTEEATSEQPSPTSAESSSPSAETTTQASADPTADPSTHPTEPSVEPSGEHTSSPQPAEETATSETTQEEDRAPAVENAEHREAGVHDGSADADSSPRPVENPVVPISQQQREEIAEAAAADSPSDLARTGAAVRGLAITAGIISVLGVALILRARLRRSKQDML